The following proteins come from a genomic window of Lycium ferocissimum isolate CSIRO_LF1 chromosome 4, AGI_CSIRO_Lferr_CH_V1, whole genome shotgun sequence:
- the LOC132054716 gene encoding MLO-like protein 1 has translation MSGGGDQGEGSLEFTPTWVVAAVCTVIVSISLALERLLHYTGKHLKKKKQKHLYEALQKVKEELMLLGFISLLLTVFQSRIVKFCVPHRVITHLLPCALSLEGSSSHEEPHARNQSVHYHAGPPHHRHLLAEEMTAEGYCHKKHKVPLLSLEALHHLHIFIFVLAIVHVTFTVLTIIFGGTKIRQWKSWEDAIVKDNPESEHDHLRPAVTHVHEHDFIRNRFQGIGKQSAILGWVHSFFKQFYSSVNESDYRALRLGFIMTHCRGNPRFNFHRYMIRALEDDFRTVVGISWYLWIFVILFLLLNINGWHTYFWIAFIPFILLLAVGTKLEHVIIQLAHEIAEKHVAVEGELIVTPSDNHFWFDRPQIVLFLIHFILFQNAFEIAFFFWILFQYGFYSCIMGKYVFVIPRLVIGVFIQVLCSYSTLPLYALVTQMGSHYKKSMFDDHVQACLLDWAEKVKKKKGHKADRDSFSHSTEGSSLGSPMSVNGHKELNQTGV, from the exons ATGAGTGGAGGTGGAGATCAAGGAGAAGGGTCATTGGAATTTACACCAACATGGGTGGTTGCTGCTGTATGCACCGTCATTGTTTCCATTTCTCTTGCTCTTGAACGTCTCCTCCACTATACTGGAAAG CatctgaagaagaagaaacagaaGCATCTCTATGAAGCCTTACAGAAAGTTAAAGAAG AGTTGATGCTCTTGGGGTTCATATCCCTGCTATTAACAGTATTTCAAAGTCGTATAGTCAAATTTTGTGTGCCTCATCGTGTCATAACACACTTACTTCCATGCGCGTTATCTTTGGAGGGTTCTTCATCTCATGAAGAGCCTCATGCTAGAAATCAGTCGGTTCACTATCATGCTGGTCCTCCTCACCATCGGCATTTGCTTGCAGAAGAAATGACTGCTGAGGGTTACTGCCATAAAAAA cATAAGGTCCCGTTACTATCTCTTGAGGCGTTGCATCACCttcatatttttatctttgtCTTAGCTATCGTGCATGTGACTTTCACTGTTCTGACTATTATATTTGGAGGAACAAAG ATACGTCAATGGAAGTCCTGGGAGGATGCAATAGTGAAAGATAATCCTGAGTCCGAACATG ATCATTTGAGACCAGCAGTTACCCATGTCCATGAACATGATTTTATCAGGAACCGGTTTCAGGGTATCGGTAAACAGTCAGCCATTTTGGGTTGGGTG CACTCTTTCTTTAAGCAATTTTATTCTTCTGTCAACGAGTCAGATTATAGAGCACTTCGTTTGGGATTCATTATG ACACACTGCAGGGGAAATCCAAGATTCAATTTTCACAGGTACATGATACGTGCACTGGAAGACGATTTTAGGACAGTTGTCGGTATCAG TTGGTATCTCTGGATATTCGTAATCCTCTTCTTGTTGCTTAATATTAATG GTTGGCATACATATTTCTGGATTGCTTTCATCCCTTTTATT CTTCTGCTTGCTGTGGGGACAAAATTGGAGCATGTGATTATACAGTTAGCTCATGAGATTGCTGAGAAACATGTAGCAGTAGAAGGTGAATTGATTGTAACACCATCTGATAATCACTTTTGGTTCGACCGACCTCAAATTGTCCTCTTCTTGATACATTTTATTCTCTTCCAAAATGCTTTTGAGATAGCATTTTTCTTCTGGATCTTG TTCCAGTATGGGTTTTACTCCTGCATTATGGGAAAATACGTGTTCGTTATTCCTCGGCTTGTCATAGG GGTATTCATTCAGGTTTTATGCAGCTATAGCACATTGCCACTTTATGCTTTAGTCACACAG ATGGGGAGTCATTATAAGAAGTCGATGTTTGATGATCATGTTCAAGCTTGTCTTCTGGATTGGGCTGAGAAGgttaaaaagaagaagggaCATAAGGCTGATAGAGATAGCTTTAGCCATTCAACTGAGGGTTCTTCTCTAGGATCACCAATGTCTGTAAATGGGCACAAAGAATTAAATCAAACTGGGGTTTAG
- the LOC132052988 gene encoding uncharacterized protein LOC132052988, translated as MPEHPAVDSLVTDNTVTVKRYAPPNQRNRSLGRRKSGGDRLERASSYASDGEKNQMSASKSVSTVADAGGNRVNEYPPTRLIPLQGCSTSEAFQLLNDRWAAALTAHNNLPEDSPERPVMYTKRSPQGHAMLPHQLMSQAGAGSSTGLQKDFLSELRLAMLNANVISDS; from the exons ATGCCGGAACATCCTGCCGTAGACTCATTAGTCACCGACAATACCGTAACTGTCAAACGTTATGCTCCTCCCAATCAGCG GAATCGTTCACTCGGTAGGCGAAAATCTGGAGGAG ATCGACTTGAACGAGCTAGCAGCTATGCTAGTGATGGAGAGAAGAACCAAATGAGTGCCTCTAAGTCTGTATCTACCGTAGCTGATGCTGGTGGCAATCGAGTGAATGAGTATCCTCCGACAAGGTTAATACCACTCCAAGGATGTTCTACAAGCGAAGCTTTTCAGCTACTGAATGACC GCTGGGCGGCTGCTCTGACTGCTCACAATAATTTACCTGAAGATTCTCCTG AAAGGCCAGTAATGTACACAAAAAGATCTCCCCAGGGGCATGCTATGCTTCCACATCAA TTAATGTCACAAGCAGGAGCTGGATCTTCTACTGGGTTGCAAAAGGACTTTTTAAGCGAACTTCGGCTGGCAATGCTCAATGCAAATGTCATTTCTGATTCGTAA